The sequence TGCTCTTCGTCAGCCCCAGCCCCTCGATCACCTCCGCGCATCGTGCGCGCAGCTCACGCCCGCGCACGCCGTGAAGGCGAGCGAACCCCGCGACGTTCTCGCGCACGGTGAGGGAGGGGTAGATACCGAGACGTTGCGGCGCGCTGCCGATCACGGCGGCGGCGGCATCCCGGCGGGAGGCGAGGTCGATGCCGCCGACGGTGACCGACCCGGAATCGGGTGCCAGCGACCCGTTGGCGATGGCGATCAGGGTCGACTTGCCCGCGCCGTTGGGTCCGAGGAGGCCCAGGATCTGACCCGCCGGCAGAGCGAGATCGACGCCGGAGAGCACCGCGCGCTCGCCGAAGGATCGCCGGATGCCGCTCAACCGCAATCGTGTGTCGCTCATGATTCCCCTTCGTAGATCTACATCGTAGACTAACTGACGAAGGGGTGGGAGCGGACGCGTCGAACGCGCGCAGGGTCAGCGAATCACCCGACCGCCGCCCCGAGACTGCGCTGCTCCACGAGCGGGCAGGCGAACACGTCGCGCTCGCCGAGTCCGACGCGGTTGATGTAGCGCACCACGATCGCGTACGAGGCGAAGAGGCCCACCTGGGTGTAGGGCACTCCGTGGGCCCGGCAGTACTCGGCGATGAGGGGTGCGGCGCGCCGAAGGTGTGGGCGCGGCATCGACGGGAACAGGTGGTGCTCGACCTGATAGTTCAGGCCGCCCATCGCGATGTCGAGGAAGCGGCTGCCGCGGACGTTGCGACTCATCAGCACCTGCCGGCGGAGGAAGTCGAGGGTCAACTCCCTCGGCACGACCGGCATCCCCTTGTGATTGGGCGCGAAGGCGATGCCCATGTAGAAGCCGAACAGCCCCAGCTGCACCGCCAGGAAGACGAACGCGATGCCGGGGGAGAGCACGAGGAACACCAGCACCAGGTAGCCGATCATGCGGATGCTCAGGAAGGCGATCTCCGCCCACCGCCGCTCCAGTCGCCCGCGCGCGAACATGCGCCGCACGCTCGAGGCGTGCAGCGACAGACCCTCCAGTAGCAGGATCGGGAAGAACAGCACCCCCTGGTGTCCGCGCAGCCAGGTGATGACCGGTCCGTTGTGCCGGGCTGCGGCCTCGGGGGAGACGGCGATGACCGGGAGCTCGATGTCGGGGTCGGACCCCAGCTTGTTCGGGTTCGCGTGATGGCGGGTGTGCTTGTGCTGCCACCACCCGTAACTCATGCCGACGAGGAGGTCGCCGAGGATCAGGCTGATCCAGTCGTTCCAGCGCCCGGACACGAAGATCTGCCGATGTGCCGCGTCGTGCCCGAGGAAGGCGATCTGCGTGAACACGATCGCCAGAACGGCGGCTGTGAACAGCTGCCACCAGGTGTCGCCGATCCAGACGAAGGCGAGGAGGCAGACGCCCAGGACGAGCGGCGCGGCGATGAGCTTGGTCCAGTAGTAGCCGTACCGACGGTGGAGCAGTCCGCGTCCGCGGACCTGCTGCGCGAGTTCGGTGAACGCGCTCGATGTGCGTGGAGCGCCGTCGGGCGGGCGAGTGCGGATGGTCGGACGGATGCCGTCCATGATGACCTCTTCTCCACGCCGACCTCTGCGGCGGCGCGTTCTGCGACCCGTGCCTCAGCGATTCCCGGTCGTCGTCGGAAGCGGCCTTCGCTGGTGGGTTCGACGCCAGGCTACGCCGCGAACCTGCGTGCGTTCTCAGAC is a genomic window of Microbacterium maritypicum containing:
- a CDS encoding fatty acid desaturase, which translates into the protein MDGIRPTIRTRPPDGAPRTSSAFTELAQQVRGRGLLHRRYGYYWTKLIAAPLVLGVCLLAFVWIGDTWWQLFTAAVLAIVFTQIAFLGHDAAHRQIFVSGRWNDWISLILGDLLVGMSYGWWQHKHTRHHANPNKLGSDPDIELPVIAVSPEAAARHNGPVITWLRGHQGVLFFPILLLEGLSLHASSVRRMFARGRLERRWAEIAFLSIRMIGYLVLVFLVLSPGIAFVFLAVQLGLFGFYMGIAFAPNHKGMPVVPRELTLDFLRRQVLMSRNVRGSRFLDIAMGGLNYQVEHHLFPSMPRPHLRRAAPLIAEYCRAHGVPYTQVGLFASYAIVVRYINRVGLGERDVFACPLVEQRSLGAAVG